The following are encoded in a window of Streptomyces sp. SAT1 genomic DNA:
- a CDS encoding RNA polymerase sigma factor produces the protein MSASTSRTLPPEIAESVSVMALIERGKAEGQIAGDDVRRAFEADQIPATQWKNVLRSLNQILEEEGVTLMVSAAEPNKRTRKSVAAKSPVKRTATKTVAAKTVTTRKATATATPTAPPAADAPVEDDAPAKKAAAKKTTAAAKKTAAKKTTAAAKKTTAKKTAGKKDDAELLEDEVLEDPKGATEEPEGAESAGFVLSDEDEDDAPAQQVAAAGATADPVKDYLKQIGKVPLLNAEQEVELAKRIEAGLFAEDKLANSDKLAPKLKRELEIIAEDGRRAKNHLLEANLRLVVSLAKRYTGRGMLFLDLIQEGNLGLIRAVEKFDYTKGYKFSTYATWWIRQAITRAMADQARTIRIPVHMVEVINKLARVQRQMLQDLGREPTPEELAKELDMTPEKVIEVQKYGREPISLHTPLGEDGDSEFGDLIEDSEAVVPADAVSFTLLQEQLHSVLDTLSEREAGVVSMRFGLTDGQPKTLDEIGKVYGVTRERIRQIESKTMSKLRHPSRSQVLRDYLD, from the coding sequence GTGTCGGCCAGCACATCCCGTACGCTCCCGCCGGAGATCGCCGAGTCCGTCTCTGTCATGGCGCTCATTGAGCGGGGAAAGGCTGAGGGGCAGATCGCCGGCGACGATGTGCGTCGGGCCTTCGAAGCTGACCAGATCCCGGCCACTCAGTGGAAGAACGTACTGCGCAGCCTCAACCAGATCCTCGAGGAAGAGGGTGTGACGCTGATGGTCAGTGCCGCGGAGCCAAACAAGCGCACCCGAAAGAGCGTCGCAGCGAAGAGTCCGGTCAAGCGCACCGCCACCAAGACGGTCGCGGCGAAGACGGTGACCACCAGGAAGGCCACCGCCACCGCCACGCCGACGGCGCCGCCCGCCGCCGACGCCCCGGTCGAGGACGACGCGCCCGCCAAGAAGGCCGCCGCCAAGAAGACGACCGCCGCCGCGAAGAAGACGGCGGCGAAGAAGACGACCGCCGCCGCCAAGAAGACGACGGCCAAGAAGACCGCCGGCAAGAAGGACGACGCCGAGCTCCTCGAGGACGAGGTGCTGGAGGACCCCAAGGGCGCGACGGAGGAGCCGGAGGGCGCGGAGAGCGCCGGTTTCGTGCTCTCCGACGAGGACGAGGACGACGCCCCCGCCCAGCAGGTCGCCGCGGCCGGCGCCACCGCCGACCCGGTCAAGGACTACCTCAAGCAGATCGGCAAGGTCCCCCTGCTCAACGCCGAGCAGGAAGTCGAACTGGCCAAGCGCATCGAGGCGGGTCTCTTCGCCGAGGACAAGCTGGCCAACTCCGACAAGCTGGCGCCGAAGCTCAAGCGCGAGCTGGAGATCATCGCCGAGGACGGCCGCCGCGCCAAGAACCACCTCCTGGAGGCCAACCTCCGTCTGGTGGTCTCCCTGGCCAAGCGCTACACCGGCCGCGGCATGCTCTTCCTGGACCTCATCCAGGAGGGCAACCTCGGTCTGATCCGCGCGGTCGAGAAGTTCGACTACACCAAGGGCTACAAGTTCTCCACGTACGCCACCTGGTGGATCCGGCAGGCGATCACCCGCGCCATGGCCGACCAGGCCCGCACCATCCGTATCCCGGTGCACATGGTCGAGGTCATCAACAAGCTCGCGCGCGTGCAGCGCCAGATGCTCCAGGACCTGGGCCGCGAGCCCACCCCGGAGGAGCTGGCCAAGGAACTCGACATGACCCCGGAGAAGGTCATCGAGGTCCAGAAGTACGGCCGCGAGCCCATCTCGCTGCACACCCCGCTGGGCGAGGACGGCGACAGCGAGTTCGGTGACCTCATCGAGGACTCCGAGGCGGTCGTCCCGGCCGACGCGGTGAGCTTCACGCTGCTCCAGGAGCAGCTGCACTCGGTGCTCGACACCCTGTCCGAGCGCGAGGCGGGTGTCGTCTCCATGCGCTTCGGTCTCACCGACGGCCAGCCCAAGACCCTCGACGAGATCGGCAAGGTCTACGGCGTCACGCGTGAGCGGATCCGCCAGATCGAGTCCAAGACCATGTCGAAGCTGCGCCACCCGTCGCGCTCGCAGGTGCTGCGCGACTACCTCGACTAG
- a CDS encoding FadR/GntR family transcriptional regulator, which produces MSTLAHTMMTAARSTDSGLAGPGGLDRYPYAEAPVPDRVGSPAWEGADPELGRVGRRAAGSRGRGLHGQLVQQLGQMIVSGDLGADRPLVPEEIGQRFEVSRTVVRESLRVLEAKGLVSARPNVGTRVRPVSDWNLLDPDIIEWRAFGPQRDDQRRELSELRWTIEPLAARLAAGHGREDVQQRLADMVEIMGHALAQGDALTFSRADTEFHGLLIQVAGNRMLEHLSGIVSSALHVSGGPVTGCDRPNDASVGQHARIVDALAAGDGAAAEGAMRQLLTVHPEIERVVPAPREH; this is translated from the coding sequence GTGAGTACCCTTGCGCACACCATGATGACCGCCGCCCGCTCCACCGACTCCGGCCTGGCCGGACCGGGCGGACTCGACCGCTACCCCTACGCCGAGGCGCCCGTCCCCGACCGCGTCGGAAGTCCTGCCTGGGAGGGCGCGGACCCCGAGCTGGGGCGCGTCGGCCGGCGCGCCGCCGGCAGCCGCGGCCGCGGCCTGCACGGCCAACTCGTCCAGCAGCTCGGTCAGATGATCGTCTCGGGCGACCTGGGCGCCGACCGCCCGCTGGTTCCCGAGGAGATCGGCCAGCGCTTCGAGGTCTCCCGCACCGTCGTCCGGGAGTCGCTCCGCGTGCTGGAGGCCAAGGGCCTGGTCAGCGCGCGTCCCAACGTCGGCACGCGGGTGCGCCCGGTCAGCGACTGGAACCTCCTCGATCCCGACATCATCGAGTGGCGGGCCTTCGGGCCGCAGCGCGACGACCAGCGCCGTGAGCTGAGCGAGCTGCGCTGGACGATCGAGCCGCTCGCCGCGCGCCTCGCCGCGGGACACGGACGCGAGGACGTCCAGCAGCGCCTCGCCGACATGGTCGAGATCATGGGCCACGCCCTTGCGCAGGGTGACGCGCTGACCTTCTCCCGGGCCGACACGGAGTTCCACGGCCTGCTCATCCAGGTCGCGGGCAACCGGATGCTGGAGCACCTCTCCGGGATCGTCTCGTCCGCCCTGCACGTGTCGGGCGGCCCCGTCACGGGCTGCGACCGGCCGAACGACGCCTCGGTGGGGCAGCACGCCCGGATCGTCGACGCGCTCGCGGCGGGCGACGGCGCCGCGGCGGAGGGCGCCATGCGCCAGCTCCTCACGGTGCACCCCGAGATCGAGCGAGTGGTGCCCGCGCCGCGCGAGCACTGA
- a CDS encoding ABC transporter ATP-binding protein yields MIQAFGLTSDSRKGRSPAVDDVSFEAHSGRVTALLGTAGAGKTTTLRLMLELQQGRGITYFKGRPLHRIAHPAREVGVLLGDVPGHPSRSVRGHLRMLCAAAGLPARRADEVLEAVGLVSFRDERLGMLSRGMDRRLGLACVLLSDPHTLVLDHPAGGVSPREGRWLHGMLRAHASRGGTVLFATDDPKEAARTADRVVTLERGSVVADQEATDFARHRLRPRVAVLSPHAARLAALLAKEARTAQRSVEVVREDGNRLSVYGSTCADVGEAAFRHGILVHQLSHEVGDMGAGAGAERPTAEHPFAERAQAGEPGAPAAGETSAAPASGQAPGSGAVPSVPSGSLVRDGGGAVGEPGGNARAAADRGGAVAATAPGGPGATSRKEAEETVAAALLDHGRPEAVSVAAHAEGSTTAAAPADGVPTAARPHVGGVRARPGDAPRTGRGDRAGAPEQSPEGTPGARPSARRRPGPHPHAHPQGAQPGPQPDPQPQGTARAPGPQASATHSVTAHPSATQPSIPTPRPAEVVTADASSPLPPPIAVRPGAGPLRPVRYELRRALGIGTGFAVCAAVLVVSALTALVMGRIGHTPQPRLLAAWPQQLPLPPAALGAGLLGALAFGDEFRHPALAADRGTVPRRLGLLAAKLLVATATAALLAFLTIGCDAELLYLVYGGELTQVPGDWLAPAASWTGLVIGCGWTGVLASGVFRSATAGLAAVLAVPVVGVPLVQEALGGAAWDTAGLPARLHETFLLPWPFGGDRWLSAAARVVAQPMGSVLVLSLGALLGGYLLTVLRSRAR; encoded by the coding sequence GTGATCCAGGCCTTCGGATTGACCAGCGACTCCCGCAAGGGCCGTTCGCCCGCCGTCGACGACGTCTCCTTCGAGGCGCACTCGGGGCGTGTCACCGCGCTCCTGGGGACCGCGGGCGCGGGCAAGACGACCACGCTCAGACTCATGCTCGAACTCCAACAGGGCCGGGGAATCACCTACTTCAAGGGCCGGCCCCTGCACCGCATCGCCCATCCGGCGCGTGAGGTCGGTGTCCTCCTGGGTGACGTGCCCGGCCATCCCTCCCGTTCGGTCCGGGGTCATCTGCGGATGCTGTGCGCGGCGGCGGGACTTCCGGCCCGGCGGGCCGACGAAGTGCTGGAGGCGGTCGGACTCGTCAGCTTCCGCGACGAACGTCTGGGCATGCTGTCGCGCGGCATGGACCGGCGGCTCGGCCTGGCGTGCGTCCTGCTGTCCGACCCGCACACACTGGTGCTCGACCATCCGGCGGGCGGCGTCTCCCCGCGGGAGGGCCGCTGGCTGCACGGCATGCTGCGGGCCCACGCGAGCCGGGGCGGCACGGTGCTGTTCGCCACGGACGACCCCAAAGAGGCCGCGCGTACGGCAGACCGGGTCGTCACGCTGGAGCGCGGCAGCGTCGTGGCCGACCAGGAGGCGACGGACTTCGCCCGCCACCGGCTGCGTCCTCGCGTCGCGGTCCTCAGTCCGCACGCCGCCCGTCTCGCCGCCCTGCTGGCCAAGGAGGCCCGCACCGCCCAGCGCTCCGTGGAGGTCGTGCGGGAGGACGGCAATCGCCTGTCCGTCTACGGCAGTACGTGCGCCGACGTCGGGGAGGCCGCGTTCCGCCACGGCATCCTGGTGCACCAACTCTCCCACGAGGTGGGCGACATGGGCGCCGGTGCCGGGGCCGAGCGCCCCACTGCGGAGCACCCCTTCGCCGAGCGGGCGCAGGCCGGGGAGCCCGGCGCCCCCGCCGCCGGAGAGACTTCGGCTGCTCCGGCTTCGGGGCAGGCCCCGGGGTCGGGGGCCGTCCCCTCCGTTCCCTCCGGCTCCCTGGTGCGCGACGGCGGCGGAGCGGTCGGCGAGCCGGGAGGGAACGCGCGTGCCGCAGCGGACCGAGGCGGAGCCGTCGCCGCCACCGCTCCGGGCGGGCCGGGCGCCACGTCTCGAAAGGAGGCCGAGGAGACGGTCGCCGCCGCTCTCCTCGACCACGGCCGCCCCGAGGCCGTCTCCGTCGCCGCGCACGCCGAGGGTTCGACGACGGCCGCCGCACCCGCCGACGGCGTGCCCACGGCGGCACGCCCGCACGTCGGTGGCGTACGGGCCCGTCCCGGCGATGCACCCCGCACCGGCCGCGGGGATCGCGCCGGCGCGCCGGAGCAGTCCCCGGAGGGCACCCCCGGCGCGCGGCCCTCGGCACGACGGCGCCCCGGCCCGCACCCGCACGCGCACCCGCAAGGAGCGCAGCCCGGCCCGCAGCCGGATCCCCAGCCACAAGGGACTGCTCGGGCACCGGGCCCGCAGGCGTCCGCCACGCACTCGGTCACCGCACACCCGTCCGCCACGCAGCCCTCGATCCCCACGCCCCGCCCCGCCGAGGTCGTCACGGCGGATGCCTCGTCGCCGTTGCCGCCCCCCATCGCCGTCCGCCCCGGCGCGGGACCGCTGCGCCCCGTGCGCTACGAACTGCGCCGCGCTCTGGGCATCGGCACCGGATTCGCCGTCTGCGCGGCCGTGCTCGTCGTCTCCGCCCTCACGGCCCTGGTCATGGGGCGCATCGGCCATACGCCGCAGCCCCGGTTGCTGGCGGCGTGGCCGCAGCAGCTGCCACTGCCGCCGGCGGCGCTCGGCGCGGGACTGCTCGGAGCGCTCGCCTTCGGCGACGAGTTCCGGCACCCCGCGCTGGCGGCGGACCGGGGCACCGTGCCCCGCCGCCTGGGACTGCTCGCCGCCAAGCTCCTCGTCGCCACGGCCACGGCGGCGCTGCTGGCCTTCCTCACCATCGGCTGCGACGCCGAGCTGCTGTACCTCGTCTACGGCGGGGAACTGACCCAGGTCCCCGGTGACTGGCTCGCCCCGGCCGCGAGTTGGACCGGCCTCGTGATCGGCTGCGGCTGGACCGGGGTGCTGGCCTCGGGAGTGTTCCGGTCCGCGACCGCGGGGCTGGCCGCGGTGCTCGCCGTGCCGGTCGTCGGCGTACCGCTGGTGCAGGAGGCGCTGGGCGGCGCCGCCTGGGACACCGCCGGACTGCCCGCGCGGCTGCACGAGACGTTCCTGCTGCCGTGGCCCTTCGGCGGGGATCGCTGGCTCTCCGCCGCGGCCCGCGTGGTCGCCCAACCGATGGGCAGCGTCCTGGTGTTGTCGCTCGGCGCGCTGCTCGGTGGGTATCTGCTGACGGTCCTGCGGAGCAGAGCCCGATGA
- a CDS encoding DNA gyrase/topoisomerase IV subunit B: MTADTSVPSTALLAGADRDGSNYTARHLLVLEGLEAVRKRPGMYIGSTDSRGLMHCLWEIIDNSVDEALAGVCDHIEVVLHDDGSVEVRDNGRGIPVDVEPRTGLSGVEVVMTKLHAGGKFGGGSYAASGGLHGVGASVVNALSARLDVEVDRGGHTHAISFRRGVPGAFTGNGPEARFEAGSGLRKAKKIPKSRTGTRVRYWADRQIFLKDAKLSLENLHQRARQTAFLVPGLTIVVRDEYGLGEGGSKGEESFRFDGGISEFCEYLASDRPVCDVLRLSGQGTFKETVPVLDEHGQMTPTEVTRDLGVDVALRWGTGYDTTLRSFVNIIATPKGGTHVAGFEQAVTKTMNEVLRAKKMLRVAEDDIVKDDALEGLTAVVTVRLAEPQFEGQTKEVLGTSAARRIVNNVITKELKAFLTSTKRDAAQQARVVLEKAVAAARTRIAARQHKDAQRRKTALESSSLPAKLADCRSDDVDRSELFIVEGDSALGTAKLARNSEFQALLPIRGKILNVQKSSVTDMLKNAECGAIIQVIGAGSGRTFDLDAARYGKIIMMTDADVDGSHIRTLLLTLFHRYMRPMVEAGRVFAAVPPLHRVELVQPKKGQDKYVYTYSDRELRDRLLEFQSKNIRYKDSIQRYKGLGEMDADQLAETTMDPRHRTLRRINLSDLEAAEGVFDLLMGNDVAPRKEFIASSAATLDRSRIDA; encoded by the coding sequence GTGACCGCCGATACGTCCGTGCCGTCCACAGCGCTGCTGGCAGGAGCAGACCGTGACGGCTCCAACTACACCGCGCGGCACCTGCTCGTCCTCGAGGGGCTCGAGGCCGTGCGCAAGCGCCCCGGCATGTACATCGGGTCGACCGACAGCCGCGGTCTCATGCACTGCCTGTGGGAGATCATCGACAACTCCGTGGACGAGGCCCTGGCGGGCGTCTGCGACCACATCGAGGTCGTCCTGCACGACGACGGCTCCGTGGAGGTCCGCGACAACGGCCGCGGCATCCCGGTCGACGTCGAGCCGAGGACCGGCCTGTCCGGTGTCGAGGTCGTCATGACCAAGCTGCACGCCGGCGGCAAGTTCGGCGGCGGCTCCTACGCCGCCTCCGGCGGTCTGCACGGCGTCGGCGCCTCCGTCGTCAACGCGCTGTCCGCCCGGCTGGACGTCGAGGTCGACCGCGGCGGCCACACGCACGCGATCAGCTTCCGGCGCGGTGTGCCCGGGGCGTTCACGGGCAACGGCCCCGAGGCCAGGTTCGAGGCCGGCAGCGGGCTGCGCAAGGCCAAGAAGATCCCCAAGTCGCGCACCGGGACGCGCGTGCGGTACTGGGCCGACCGCCAGATCTTCCTCAAGGACGCGAAGCTCTCCCTGGAGAACCTGCACCAGCGCGCCCGGCAGACCGCCTTCCTGGTGCCCGGCCTGACCATCGTCGTGCGCGACGAGTACGGACTGGGTGAGGGCGGCAGCAAGGGCGAGGAGTCCTTCCGCTTCGACGGCGGCATCAGCGAGTTCTGCGAGTACCTGGCGAGCGACAGGCCCGTCTGCGACGTCCTCCGCCTCAGCGGCCAGGGCACCTTCAAGGAGACCGTCCCCGTCCTGGACGAGCACGGCCAGATGACGCCCACCGAGGTCACCCGCGACCTCGGCGTGGACGTCGCCCTGCGCTGGGGGACCGGCTACGACACCACGCTGCGGTCCTTCGTCAACATCATCGCCACACCCAAGGGCGGCACCCATGTCGCCGGCTTCGAGCAGGCCGTGACCAAGACGATGAACGAGGTGCTGCGGGCCAAGAAGATGCTGCGCGTCGCCGAGGACGACATCGTCAAGGACGACGCCCTGGAGGGCCTCACCGCGGTCGTCACGGTCCGCCTGGCGGAACCGCAGTTCGAGGGGCAGACCAAGGAGGTCCTCGGCACCTCGGCGGCCCGCCGCATCGTGAACAACGTGATCACCAAGGAACTCAAGGCGTTCCTGACCTCCACCAAGCGGGACGCCGCCCAGCAGGCGCGCGTCGTCCTGGAGAAGGCCGTCGCCGCCGCCCGCACCCGCATCGCGGCGCGCCAGCACAAGGACGCCCAGCGCCGCAAGACCGCCCTGGAATCGTCCTCGCTGCCCGCCAAGCTCGCCGACTGCCGCAGCGACGACGTCGACCGCAGCGAGCTGTTCATCGTCGAGGGGGACTCCGCGCTCGGCACCGCCAAGCTCGCCCGGAACTCCGAGTTCCAGGCGCTGCTGCCGATCCGCGGCAAGATCCTCAACGTCCAGAAGTCCTCCGTCACGGACATGCTGAAGAATGCCGAGTGCGGCGCGATCATCCAGGTGATAGGAGCGGGCTCCGGCCGGACCTTCGATCTGGACGCGGCACGCTACGGCAAGATCATCATGATGACCGACGCCGATGTGGACGGCTCCCACATCCGCACCCTGCTCCTCACCCTCTTCCACCGCTACATGCGGCCCATGGTCGAGGCGGGCCGGGTCTTCGCCGCCGTGCCGCCGCTGCACCGGGTCGAACTGGTCCAGCCGAAGAAGGGCCAGGACAAGTACGTCTACACGTACTCGGACCGCGAGCTGCGGGACAGGCTGCTGGAGTTCCAGAGCAAGAACATCCGGTACAAGGACTCGATCCAGCGGTACAAGGGCCTCGGCGAGATGGACGCCGACCAGCTGGCCGAGACCACGATGGACCCGCGCCACCGCACCCTGCGCCGGATCAACCTCTCCGACCTGGAAGCGGCGGAGGGCGTGTTCGACCTGCTCATGGG
- a CDS encoding DUF7455 domain-containing protein: MTTVLTPASPLTAADRCDRCGAQAYLRVVLLSGGELLFCAHHGRKFEPELKKIAAEIQDETERLTSVPATTPDEER, encoded by the coding sequence GTGACTACTGTTCTGACCCCCGCGAGCCCGCTGACGGCCGCTGATCGCTGCGACCGCTGCGGCGCCCAGGCATACCTGCGCGTCGTCCTGCTGAGCGGCGGAGAACTGCTCTTCTGCGCCCACCACGGTCGCAAGTTCGAGCCGGAACTCAAGAAGATCGCCGCTGAGATACAGGATGAGACGGAGCGCCTCACCTCCGTGCCTGCGACCACGCCCGACGAAGAGCGCTGA
- a CDS encoding S1 family peptidase encodes MRRRIARALAGPLVLAATGAAIPLVNAVPAAADSVVVGGFPVDVAQSPWTVALSSRDRFGGTRAGQFCGAVAVARNAVLTAAHCLSGDVVGAPPTRDLKVIEGRTDLLSGQGKEIRVRATWVNPRYDRATNSGDFAVLTLAEPLPQRAVIPMAGAGDPAYAPGTSALVYGWGDTTGGAAYPHSLRAARVHVLPDAQCERAYPGSTNGTYVPRTMLCAGESAGGRDACQGDSGGPLVAQGRLIGLVSWGDGCGEAGSPGVYTRVSDVVRTLRAARGSKGLRPSMGVA; translated from the coding sequence ATGCGACGCCGTATTGCCCGCGCCCTGGCCGGGCCGCTGGTGCTGGCGGCCACGGGGGCCGCGATACCGCTGGTGAACGCCGTTCCCGCCGCCGCTGACAGCGTTGTCGTCGGGGGTTTCCCCGTCGATGTGGCCCAGAGTCCGTGGACCGTGGCGCTGTCCAGCCGTGACCGGTTCGGAGGTACGCGCGCGGGACAGTTCTGCGGGGCCGTGGCCGTCGCCCGCAATGCCGTACTGACCGCCGCGCACTGCCTGTCCGGTGATGTGGTCGGTGCGCCGCCGACACGGGATCTGAAGGTCATCGAGGGGCGTACGGACCTGCTGTCCGGACAGGGCAAGGAGATCCGCGTACGCGCCACCTGGGTCAATCCGCGCTACGACCGGGCGACCAACTCGGGCGACTTCGCGGTGCTCACGCTGGCCGAGCCGCTGCCCCAGCGCGCCGTCATCCCGATGGCGGGCGCGGGCGACCCCGCGTACGCGCCGGGGACGAGCGCCCTCGTCTACGGCTGGGGCGACACGACCGGCGGCGCGGCCTACCCGCACAGCCTGCGCGCGGCGCGGGTGCATGTGCTGCCCGACGCCCAGTGCGAGCGGGCGTATCCGGGCAGTACGAACGGCACCTACGTGCCCCGGACCATGCTGTGCGCGGGCGAGAGCGCCGGTGGACGGGACGCCTGCCAGGGCGACAGCGGGGGACCGCTGGTGGCCCAGGGGCGCCTCATCGGGCTGGTCTCCTGGGGGGACGGCTGCGGGGAGGCGGGGAGCCCAGGCGTCTACACGCGGGTGTCCGACGTGGTGCGGACGCTGCGTGCCGCGCGGGGGTCCAAGGGCCTGCGGCCGTCCATGGGCGTGGCCTGA